The following proteins are co-located in the Camelina sativa cultivar DH55 chromosome 12, Cs, whole genome shotgun sequence genome:
- the LOC104729827 gene encoding polyadenylate-binding protein 2 encodes MAQVQLQGQAANGSTVAVTSAPVTSGGAAAATQFGTTSLYVGDLDLNVTDSQLFDAFSQMGQVVSVRICRDLATRRSLGYGYVNFTNPQDAARAIQELNYIPLYGKPIRVMYSHRDPSVRRSGAGNIFIKNLDDSIDHKALHDTFSTFGNIVSCKVAVDSSGQSKGYGFVQYASEESAQKAIEKLNGMLLNDKQVYVGPFLRRQERDSTANKTKFTNVYVKNLGENTTDDDLKTAFAEYGKITSAVVMKDGDGKSKGFGFVNFENADDAAKAVEALNGHKFDDKEWYVGRAQKKSERETELRVRYEQNLKEAADKFQSSNLYVKNLDPSISDEKLKEIFSPFGTVTSCKVMRDPNGTSKGSGFVAFSIPEEATEAMSQLSGKMIESKPLYVAIAQRKEDRRVRLQAQFSQVRPVAMPPSVGPRMPMYPPGGPGIGQQMFYGQAPPNMIPPQPGFGYQQQLVPGMRPGGGPVPNFFMPMVQQQQQRPGGGRRGGGIQQPQQQNSMMQQQMHPRGRMFRYPQGQGRGGSGDVPSYDMGNNMPLPIGALASNLANASPEQQRTMLGENLYPLVEQVEAESAAKVTGMLLEMDQTEVLHLLESPEALKAKVAEAMDVLRSVAAGGAAEQLASLNLS; translated from the exons atgGCTCAGGTTCAACTTCAGGGTCAGGCTGCGAATGGTTCGACCGTGGCTGTCACTTCTGCACCGGTGACTTCAGGGGGAGCAGCCGCCGCTACCCAGTTCGGTACCACGTCGCTTTATGTGGGAGATCTTGATCTCAATGTGACGGACTCGCAGCTTTTTGATGCGTTTAGCCAAATGGGTCAAGTGGTCTCTGTTCGTATCTGTAGGGATTTGGCCACTCGCAGATCCCTTGGCTATGGATACGTTAACTTCACCAATCCGCAAGATG CTGCGAGAGCGATCCAAGAACTGAATTACATACCTCTTTATGGTAAACCTATCAGGGTTATGTACTCTCATCGTGATCCTAGTGTTCGCCGTAGTGGCGCTGGGAACATTTTTATCAAG AATTTGGACGACTCCATCGACCACAAGGCGCTGCATGATACCTTTTCAACATTTGGAAACATTGTGTCATGTAAGGTAGCTGTTGATTCCTCAGGCCAATCCAAAGGCTATGGTTTTGTGCAATATGCCAGTGAAGAATCTGCCCAGAAAGCTATAGAGAAACTGAACGGCATGTTGCTAAATGACAAGCAAGTGTATGTGGGTCCTTTCCTGAGGAGACAAGAAAGAGACTCAACTGcgaacaaaaccaaattcaccAATGTGTACGTGAAGAATCTCGGTGAAAATACTACAGATGATGACTTGAAGACTGCCTTTGCCGAGTATGGAAAGATAACAAGTGCTGTGGTGATGAAAGATGGAGATGGGAAGTCTAAGGGCTTTGGTTTTGTTAACTTTGAAAATGCTGATGATGCTGCTAAAGCTGTGGAGGCTCTCAATGGGCACAAATTTGATGATAAGGAGTGGTATGTTGGTAGAGCCCAGAAGAAGTCCGAGAGGGAAACAGAACTAAGGGTTCGTTATGAACAGAATTTGAAGGAAGCTGCAGACAagtttcaaagttcaaacttgTATGTGAAGAATTTGGATCCTAGCATTTCAGACGAGAAACTCAAAGAGATCTTTTCTCCTTTTGGTACCGTTACATCTTGCAAG GTGATGCGGGATCCTAATGGAACAAGCAAAGGCTCGGGTTTTGTTGCTTTCTCAATTCCCGAAGAAGCAACTGAAGCT ATGTCACAGTTGAGCGGTAAAATGATTGAAAGCAAGCCACTCTATGTTGCTATTGCACAGCGGAAGGAAGACAGAAGGGTCAGACTACAG GCTCAATTCTCCCAAGTGAGGCCAGTTGCAATGCCGCCATCTGTTGGTCCCCGCATGCCAATGTATCCCCCGGGTGGTCCTGGTATTGGACAACAAATGTTCTATGGTCAGGCCCCTCCTAACATGATTCCTCCCCAG CCTGGGTTTGGGTACCAACAGCAGCTTGTTCCTGGGATGAGACCTGGTGGAGGGCCTGTACCCAATTTTTTCATGCCTATGGttcagcaacagcagcagcgtCCTGGAGGAGGAAGACGCGGTGGGGGAATCCAACAGCCCCAGCAGCAAAATTCCATGATGCAGCAACAG ATGCATCCAAGGGGTCGGATGTTCCGGTATCCACAAGGGCAAGGACGTGGTGGTAGTGGTGATGTGCCTTCATATGACATGGGGAACAACATGCCATTGCCTATTGGAGCTTTGGCTTCAAATCTGGCGAATGCTAGTCCAGAGCAGCAGAGGACG ATGCTGGGTGAGAATCTGTACCCGTTGGTGGAGCAGGTTGAGGCAGAGTCTGCAGCCAAAGTAACTGGAATGCTTTTGGAGATGGACCAGACAGAAGTGCTTCATCTGTTGGAGTCACCGGAAGCTCTCAAGGCCAAAGTTGCAGAGGCTATGGATGTTCTAAGGAGTGTTGCTGCTGGTGGTGCAGCCGAGCAACTGGCTTCCTTGAACCTCTCTTAA